In one Lolium rigidum isolate FL_2022 chromosome 3, APGP_CSIRO_Lrig_0.1, whole genome shotgun sequence genomic region, the following are encoded:
- the LOC124698967 gene encoding B3 domain-containing protein Os11g0156000-like, whose amino-acid sequence MAMNHISQEHPNAWPWGVAMYANLHYQQYHYEKEHLFEKTLTPSDVGKLNRLVIPKQHAERCFPLGGDSGEKGLLLSFDDEAGKPWRFRYSYWTSSQSYVLTKGWSRYVKEKQLDAGDVVHFERVRGLGTGDRLFIGCRRRGDVGAPTAVAPPPAVRVVPASGQNTREQQQPWSPMCYSTSSSYPTSPANSHAYRRSAEHDHSDMHHAGESQWDADTRSCSAASAPTRRLRLFGVNLDCGPEPEADTEMATPAMYGYVHQNPYATVSPVPSNWGSS is encoded by the exons ATGGCCATGAATCATATCTCCCAGGAGCACCCCAATGCATGGCCATGGGGGGTAGCCATGTACGCGAACCTGCACTACCAGCAGTACCACTACGAGAAGGAGCACCTGTTTGAGAAGACCCTGACGCCCAGCGATGTGGGCAAGCTCAACAGGCTGGTGATCCCCAAGCAGCATGCCGAGAGGTGCTTCCCTCTTGGTGGCGACTCCGGCGAGAAGGGCCTGCTCCTGTCCTTCGACGACGAGGCTGGCAAGCCATGGCGGTTCCGGTACTCGTACTGGACGAGCAGCCAGAGCTACGTGCTCACCAAGGGCTGGAGCCGGTacgtcaaggagaagcagctggacgCCGGGGACGTTGTGCACTTCGAGAGGGTGCGCGGCCTCGGCACCGGCGACCGTCTGTTCATCGGCTGCAGGCGCCGCGGCGACGTTGGCGCACCAACGGCAGTGGCACCACCTCCCGCTGTGCGTGTCGTGCCTGCGTCTGGACAGAACACCAGGGAGCAGCAGCAGCCATGGAGTCCAATGTGCTACAGCACATCCAGCTCGTACCCTACAAGCCCAGCCAACTCCCATGCCTACCGTCGTTCAGCGGAGCACGATCACAGCGACATGCATCATGCCG GAGAATCCCAGTGGGACGCAGACACCAGAAGCTGTAGTGCAGCCTCGGCACCGACGAGGAGGCTCAGGCTGTTCGGCGTGAACCTCGACTGCGGGCCAGAGCCAGAGGCAGACACCGAGATGGCAACACCAGCGATGTACGGCTACGTGCACCAGAACCCCTACGCCACCGTGTCTCCAGTGCCCAGCAACTG GGGCAGTTCATGA